ggaggatggcctggtgtcaagaagggcagcaaagaagccacttctctccaggaaaaacatcagagacagactgatattctgcaaaaggtacagggattggactgctgaggactgggctAAAGTCATTTTccctcaatgggattaaggtaaataaagaggcgggtggacaaacaaaaacccacaaattctgaccaactccaagcattgattatgcaagaatgggctgccatcagtcaggatgtggcccagaagttaattgacagcatgccgggGCGGATTGCATAAGTCTTGAAAAAGAACGGTCAAcaatgcaaatattgactctttgcatcaacttcatgtaattgtcaataaaagcctttgacacttatgaaatgcttgtaattatacttcagtattccatagtaacatctgacaaaaatatctaaagacactgaagcagcaaacttggtgaaaattaatatttgtcattctcaaaacttttggccacgactgtacacattaTTCTGAGACTGTACAACCAGCCAGCCTCTGGGAAGGTCCATCGATGCTTTTTCCTTTGTCCAATTTCCTCATGGACTGCTCGTTTTTTTCCATTCAAAGTTACTACTAGAAAATGATTGATACATGCTTTAAATACAcaagaaacaaaaacatacagttgGGAGTGACACTGAAGAGTAGTGTTGTTGTACCGTTGGCCAGAGAACTAATTGCCATCTGTGCTGTGGTTATAGAGAGATGGTGAGTATTTGAAAAAGTTTATGGAGAGAACATCTGCACCACGTCTCGCTGGATAGCGTTCCATTCTAGGAGACCTGTCGCCTGCTCTCAGGGCTTCATGACTCACTGTTGCTGATATCAGGATAGACAGAGGCTGCCTGAAACTCAACCAGCTGATTCGACCTATCCCGTCCCCTTCAGAACAGTGAGCGCAATTAGTCAAGAACAGAGCAAAGGCAGCAGGTTTTCAGAATAAAATCTGGCCATCACCAAAGACGTAAACATGACAAGGACAAAAATGTGCAAAACGTACAATGAGGAGGGAGATCTCAATGGTGATTTATGTCATGGTAGGCGTTAGTCACGCTAAACGAGCAACTGCCGCGCGACAGTATTCGATTACGTTTCTCTGGAGTTCAAGAGGGTTAAGGGTTATCACAAAAACTCACATTCAACATCAATGTGGGAAGTAGCTTGTATCAATGGTGCTTACATTTTGTGAAGAGTAGAACACATTCTTCACTTTGAAGATACATAAGGCAAAAACACACTGGCCCACCAACCTCAGCAACTGGATAATAAGGCACTTACTAGGTCTAGATCAAACCCATACAAGTAATATaagaacacaacaacaaaaaatgtcattcaTAGACGCAATATACAATGTAGTGTACGATTGTGGCGCATTCAACTAGAAATATCCAGCAATGTGATCAGGCGTTTGTAGTGCACGCGCATTAGATTTCATAGTGTATAAAAAGGCTGTCTTTAATAAAGCTTGGTCTATCCCAATTAGACTTGCTTACATACTGTTTGTAATACATGTCATATCTGTGTCACATGGTCATATTTACACGAGGAACATGCATTGATTGCATAGAGTAAAAAAAAWTATAATAAGAAATCTCAGGGGACTCCTATTTCCTCCTACATACCTCAGATGCCATAGCGCTTAGCATTTATACCAACCTGTAGTTAAATGATGAGCCTGCGCCCTTGATGCGGTGACTCTGCTGACCAGTTTTGACAGAGAGGAGTACACAGtccatctcaatgctagaggtcCGGGGTCTCTGGTGCCACTGTCAGTCCACTCTCTGTTGCCTTCATCGAGGCCAATACTCAAAGCAGCACTCAAACTACACCAGCACTAGAGTGAGCAGCCATCCAGAACCACCAACTCAACAGGACTGAACGCTTGTCTGTCTGCATTTGACTGTGTTTAGAGACTTAAGACAGAGCCTGGCCGTGGCATACTGCTCAACCAACACCAAATAAAACCCGAGGCATTCATYCCCTTGTAGTACAAATAGTCTTGGCTGAAACGGACATCTGTGCATAAAAGTAGCAGAATGTCCTTACAAATAAACGTTGTGCTCTGACTGGACACAGGAAGGGCTCTAGGCTTATGGAAGGCAGATGAGTGCTTAAATTGTGGAGACAGTGGACAGTTGAGTAACAGAAATCAGGGAATAGGCTAGCCTGTATGAAAGGCCATCCTCCAGGTCATTCCGTGTTGCATACAATCAGCCAATCCCATGACGGTTTATCCAAAGGATCATCGGCAAAGGATTTAATTAGTCAAAGCACCTTTCTCATACGAGTCAAAGCCTGTCCACTCCTCAATGCGAACCTAGCCAGGGGAGCACTGAGGTCGGACAAACAAAACCTTCCAGATTGTTCTGTAACAGTTTGTGGTGGTGTGGGCTGGGGGACTGGATTACAGCCCCAACCCATCATCCACAGGGACTGATTGTAGCTGGGTGAGGATCTTGGGGTCTCCATCCATCTCCACTGGGTCCCCCAACGGCGACCCCCTGTCCACATCCTGTTCTGGAGAGGGGCTGCCTAGTAGCAGTGCCTCGCCTCCAGGTAGGTCCAGCAGAGGCGGGTCCTCGGGCAGATCTCCCTTCCCACGGACGTCAAACATAGTCAGGCTGGCAGAGGTGGAGAGGGGGACAGGGCTCCAGGTGGTGTGGGAGAGCTGAGTGGTGGGGGTCACTCCGCTGCACATGGGGCTGAGGGAGAGCATGCTCTCTGGGGTGAGGGCATTGGGAGGAGTGTGGGTGGCAGAAAGGTCCAGGGTGTGTGGGGAGATGGTGGAGATGGGCTGATTGGTGGGGACACCCATCTCAGGAGTGCAGTAGAGCGGAGAGGAGTTGATGAAGCAGAGGGGGGACGTCTGGAGGGTGTTGGACGTTGGGACGGAGGTGGAGACTGGGAGGAGGGTAGGTGTAGGTTGGATGACAGGGTTGAGGGTGAGTCCAGAGCCTACTCCATTGGTGTGGTGGTTAGAAGCCTCAGGGACGGGATTCATGGGCAGACTGCCGAACTGGATGCCAGCTGGGAtagttaggatcagcttgccGTTCTGGTAACTCAGGATGGGGCTTCCACCATAGAGGAGATTCCctacaggacagaggagaggtggAAGTGGAGGAAATAGCAGGGAAGTAGTAGTGGGAAATATGTTAGCATTTCATCAACCAACAATGACATAGCTATATTTTCCCTAAAAAGCAAATGACTCAGTAATGTCAGACACCCGGAGAAGACTGACTGCTAATAGCACAGTAGGAGGCcattctcttgctagaacaaaaagACACCTCCTGTTGCGTACCGACGAACTTGGCGTTCTTCACGACTTGAATCTGAGACGATCAGAGAGCACGGASCCCCTGTAGGGAAGCCAAAAAGACAACTATGGGTAGCTGCAGTCCGACATGGCAACCGGAGTATGGGCGAGTGGATGTGTCGAAAAGGAGTGGGTGTATGGTAAGAGAATCAGataattgggcagatttgttgccactAAAGACCATTTCGCGTGGCTGATTGGGCTGCACGACGAGTCGATAAGCCAGCGACCAGTGTTGTATGGACATGCCCGCCGACCTGAGACCTGCCCATGATACCACGGTCGTGTCACCGGCGGTAGCTAACGTGGCCATTTTTTTCCCTCTCATGATTTTATTTTAATTAGGATAGTAACCTACACATGAAATAATTCATATTGataaccatctagatgtcaccttgaTACATGCACATACAGTCCAGATCAGCGCTATTCAACTCTTACGCTATGAGATCTGGAGCYtgctggttttctgttctacctgataattaattgcacgcacctgatgtcccaggtctaaaccaggccCTGATTAGCGGGGAGCAATGAAAccatgcagtggaactggcttagaGGTCCAGGGACCGAGGTAATGGGGAGGCCATGATCGGCAAAACAACACCAGGACACAGTGCCCTTTGCTCCCGCTTGACAAGCATTACTGTCCAGCAATGGCGTGGGGAGTAGCTACCTAGTTTCAGGGTAacagtcacagtaagcacacGCATACAACGCATGAAGCAACAGTACACCTATCATCAGTACTTTAAAAACAAAATTAACAATCGTCAGGTAGAATTGAAAATGTACAATTAATGTAAAACTGCCAGTGAGATACTACTCAGATTCATCCTCTGGCTTCAAAACAGAAGTCCAAACTCTTGCGATAGCGTAGCTCAATCTACGGTAGTGTGGTAAGGAacggaagtttttttttttaagtaaatcaAAACCGTCTAATCTATAGCAGAGCACTTGACACatccactcctttccacacgacCACTCACCCATACTCCAGTAGCCATATTGGGATGCAGCTCCCACCTTCTCCGAAAAGGTGTATCAACAGAAGACAAGGACTTTTCCTAGTGACTTTTCCACTTTCCGCCTAGAGTTTGTGAGCTAGCCATCTAGCAAGATGATGAATAAATCATTTCATTCACTCTCCACTatcccatactgccagtgccagttccattgctagctaacgttagctaaaaagTTAGGATAACCATTTGCCAGTTAGCacaacaaagctagctagctactccactGATTGTTGGCAGCTAACAGTCAGCTGcttcattcaaaaacaaatccatgtTGATTGAATTACCTATAATGTCGCTAGCTACTCAAGTTATCTAGttgtggccatctggctagtaACATGTAACAYTGGcttactacaaattctagctagctagcaataacaTTAGCACACCTtgatagttagctaacattagctatcagGCAAAAGCCAAacaaagctttaaaaaaaaagctaCTGCCACCTTGTGGTCTGGAGTATTTTAACAATCTGATCAGCGGTTGATCTGTATGTTGTGAACAACAAAAAGTTGAATGCCGACAGTACCTAAGTACCAATCGGCAGTCAGTCTTCTCAGTGTGTCCGAGTCTTAAGTTACCTGGCGAGGCGGAGGGGAGCTGAATGACCCCAGAGTTGAGGAGCTGGACACCAGGAGCCATGCTGGTCGGGGGGCCTACAGTCTGGAGGGTTCCCAGCTGGTTTATCCTAAAGGGCCCCTGAGTCATCCCACCTCCAGGGGCTGAGGTTAGGATCTGGAAGGCTCCACCAGATCCAGATAGAGAAGGGGTGGACGGGCCCATCTGAGGGAAGGAGAGTTGTCCCGTGGAGGAGACAGGTACCAGCTGGGGCAGGGAGAGGGGAACCAACTGGCCTGGGGTTGTCTCTTTGGACTGAGAGATGATCTGGTGATGGCCTAGTGGGGACTGGATCTGGGTCAGAGTGGGGATGGTAGCTGAGGTCTGGTCACCCAGCTGGAGTGAGAGTCCCTGGGGGAGCTGTCCGTTGGGGAGCTGCGATAGGGAGAGGATGGGGGTTCCCTCTCCCAACGTAGAGGAACTAGTATGATGCTGGGGGAGGGGTTGGGCGAGGCGGGGGGCGATGTTCAGAGTCTGGTGGGCCTGGAACTGGGAGAGGGTgccctgggggagagaggaggtgaggggggaCACAGGGATTAACTGGGGACACTGGGACACCTGGCCTCCAGGGTTGTGTTGGACCAGTTGGGATACGGGGACACCCTGGATGGAGGGCACCACCTGAGGCAGGGAGAATACCTGTGGGGTGGAGTAGCTGTAGGAGGACACCACCTGGCAGATGGAGCTGGAGGGGGTGAGCTGAGAACCAGCCGTGGCAAACACCACATACTCCCCCTGCTGGCTGGGGAGGCCCACTACAGGGCTGGAGATGACCACGCCCGGAGAGGACATAGAGACTGGAAGGGTGAGGGTGTCGGagaggcagccattttgagtcagaaccagggagggaagggaggtgggggagaatgttgagggggaagacaaggaggaagaggagggggaaggagagactgTCTGGATGTTCTCTGCTTTGAGAACAATCCCCTCTGGGACATTGATGAAGTCCAGGGTGGGGATGGTTGAGGGGTTCGTCAGGCTTACATTGTCCGTCTTAAGATCCTCtgtcagagggagggagatggcaGAGCTGGGCTGGGCCTCCATGGCYRTAACCYCCTGGCCCTCMAGACCCATATCCTGCACAACCKCACTGCTYTTGGATATGATCTGCGCTCCATTGWAGAGCAGAGGYGAGTTAGCCGATATGGGGCTGAGGGTAACCGTGTGACCATCGCTCAGGGTCAGCCCGTTGATGATGACGCCACCCCCTGCCCCGGAGATCAGGGAGCCCCCGTTGATGAGTAAGGGGTGGGAGGCGGTGAGGAACCCACCAGCCCCGTTGAGGAAGAGCTGGCCTCCAGTGCTGCAGGGGGTGCCAGAGAGGGAGATTGAGGCTGTGGAGCCCACAATGTCCTCTGGTTTGTCTGAGATGTCATCACCCTCATCGTCTGTGCTGTGGTTGCCATCGGACTCACTGAGAAAACACaggggaggagcagaggagaaagaTAGGGTGAGTGAACCGTGGGGTGAGTGAGACAATGAACAGAGACAGCTTATGGAAGAAGGGGGAGTAGGCAAGGATTGCATGATAGATGGAATGGAAAAAGAGGAGAAAGGGACTTGAATGTTAAAATACACAACATATGGTAGGTCAATAAGTCAGTGAATCTCCTTTGATCCTATGGTTTACACAGTATGTGATGTGTATGTCCTCAACTATCCTGGTGCACTAAAGCAGTGTGGTTAACACAGTTCCCAGCCACCACTGCCCATAGAGAAGATAAAGACAGGAATGCATGGGGGATGATCGgcattctctttttttcccctctccacacacaccttcCTCTCTACACATGGGAATAAAgtacatcaacaactgacacattGAAAACCCAATTTCCTGTGTTGCATTTAAGCTGCCAATTTCCCTGGCCAAAGCGAGTGTAGCCTGTAGTcctacaataaaataaaacaacgtTTTTGGGGTTTAAAATGTGCACAGGAGAGCTGAAGACATTTTAAAATGGTTTTAGATCTAATATTTCCTCCTTTTGTTTCCCAACATCAACACCATTTCCTCTCTGTTCGCTCCCGCTCCCCCAGCGGTGCAGAGCATCGGCAGCGCGCCGAGGTCCGTCGGGAGACTTTGCGGTGCAGGATTTCAGGAAACTTGAGCCACAATGGGCGCCCAGATCTcacatttcacaacaaagcaaCATGCTCTTGCTCCCAATCGTGCTCTCGAAGACATGTGTGGCGTTATCACTGTCAAAGAGTTCATGCGCAGATTTATGTAGTTACTGCAGGGATTGATGGGATTTGATTGAAATATGCTGAACATGAACCATAGTTGAGATTAACCGCACAGTCGAGACCATTATTTTGAAAAGTCTGCATTACATAGAACATGTTTGGAACACTAAAATAATATTGCAGCTGACAGATCCATTTGTGTAACAATTGGTTACCATGTTAACCTACTTTCTAGCGCTCACTCCTACTCATATGAGCAGGAGAATCTCGGTGAACATTGTTTATTTGagtcaaattaaataaacaaatattagaACAATGTCTGTGCGGTGTACAGCAAgcagtgtaggctatattaactCCCATAGTCTGCCTGCCTTTAACAATAAACAACTATGCAAATGACACTACAtacaaacgtttttttttatttcaagagGAACCATTTTGACATTGATCTTTGACATGCAATCGTGTATGAAACGTTGTTTAAAAGAAAGGTTAATGGGGTACGTGGTTACAAAATGTATAAAAGGAATGCATAGCCTACCTTTTGCTGTTGGTACCGGACGGGGTTCGGTCTCTCTGCCGTCGGTTCTTGAACCAATTGCTGACTTGCGTGAGGGAGAGTCCAGTCACTTTGGCCAAATTTTTCTTCTCGTCCGGAGTGGGGTACCTGTTGCTTTTGTAACACTCTTTCAGTGCATTGCGAGACTTCTCTTTGAAACAATACACAGTCTCCTCTCCATCCCAGATTGTTTTCGGCAGGGGAAACTTCTTCCGAAGTCGATACTTGTCCACGGCGCCCAGGCAACGACCTCGGGACCTCTCCGCCTCCTTGTAGCGCGCCTGCAAGTAGAGGTCCTGCAGGAACCCATGGTTGCTGGGGTGGAAGTCGCGGCTTTCCAATATTGCGTACAGCTCCTTGAATTCTTCCCGGTGGAAAGCGACCAGTGCCTGGGCCTTGAGTAGCGTCTCGTTGCCACGTAGCAGCTCGGCCGAAGGAGGGATGGTTGATAGGAATCTCCACAGGCGATCCACATTACCCGCCTGTAGAAGGGCTTCGCACAGACATGCTACTTGATCTGTCGAAAAGCTGAGCGCCGAGTTCTGGAAAGTTTTTAGCAATTGTTCTGAGACTTCATCCGGATCCGTCTCCTCTTTTACCAGGGCGGCCTCTTGGGTAGACTCCTCTGTGCTATTCTCAGATTGTTCTGCAGACTCCAAAGACAAGGAAGCCATTTTTAGTTTTAACTTTTTTCTTTtagttcctcctccctcccctgcacgctctctctctcttctattctccgTCGACGAGTGTCTGCCACAGCTACACGCGTCACGCACGCCTCTAACC
This genomic interval from Salvelinus sp. IW2-2015 linkage group LG22, ASM291031v2, whole genome shotgun sequence contains the following:
- the LOC111949820 gene encoding homeobox protein SIX5-like, with product MASLSLESAEQSENSTEESTQEAALVKEETDPDEVSEQLLKTFQNSALSFSTDQVACLCEALLQAGNVDRLWRFLSTIPPSAELLRGNETLLKAQALVAFHREEFKELYAILESRDFHPSNHGFLQDLYLQARYKEAERSRGRCLGAVDKYRLRKKFPLPKTIWDGEETVYCFKEKSRNALKECYKSNRYPTPDEKKNLAKVTGLSLTQVSNWFKNRRQRDRTPSGTNSKSESDGNHSTDDEGDDISDKPEDIVGSTASISLSGTPCSTGGQLFLNGAGGFLTASHPLLINGGSLISGAGGGVIINGLTLSDGHTVTLSPISANSPLLXNGAQIISKSSXVVQDMGLEGQXVXAMEAQPSSAISLPLTEDLKTDNVSLTNPSTIPTLDFINVPEGIVLKAENIQTVSPSPSSSSLSSPSTFSPTSLPSLVLTQNGCLSDTLTLPVSMSSPGVVISSPVVGLPSQQGEYVVFATAGSQLTPSSSICQVVSSYSYSTPQVFSLPQVVPSIQGVPVSQLVQHNPGGQVSQCPQLIPVSPLTSSLPQGTLSQFQAHQTLNIAPRLAQPLPQHHTSSSTLGEGTPILSLSQLPNGQLPQGLSLQLGDQTSATIPTLTQIQSPLGHHQIISQSKETTPGQLVPLSLPQLVPVSSTGQLSFPQMGPSTPSLSGSGGAFQILTSAPGGGMTQGPFRINQLGTLQTVGPPTSMAPGVQLLNSGVIQLPSASPGNLLYGGSPILSYQNGKLILTIPAGIQFGSLPMNPVPEASNHHTNGVGSGLTLNPVIQPTPTLLPVSTSVPTSNTLQTSPLCFINSSPLYCTPEMGVPTNQPISTISPHTLDLSATHTPPNALTPESMLSLSPMCSGVTPTTQLSHTTWSPVPLSTSASLTMFDVRGKGDLPEDPPLLDLPGGEALLLGSPSPEQDVDRGSPLGDPVEMDGDPKILTQLQSVPVDDGLGL